A single region of the Triticum dicoccoides isolate Atlit2015 ecotype Zavitan chromosome 2B, WEW_v2.0, whole genome shotgun sequence genome encodes:
- the LOC119365912 gene encoding auxin response factor 11-like isoform X2, with translation MAAASQEKQQQQLPAFGVLRNAAALLDEMQLMGEAQGAKKVINSELWHACAGPLVCLPQRGSLVYYFPQGHSEQVAATTKKTPNSRIPNYPSLPSQLLCQVHNITMHADKDTDEVYAQMTLQPVNSETDVFPIPSLGSYAKSKHPAEYFCKNLTASDTSTHGGFSVPRRAAEKLFPQLDYSMQPPNQELIVRDLHDNMWTFRHIYRQPKRHLLTTGWSLFVGAKRLKAGDSVLFIRDEKSQLLVGVRRATNQQTALSSSVLSTDSMHIGVLAAAAHAASSGSSFTIYYNPRTSPSPFVVPVARYNKANYIQQSVGMRMAMMFETEESSKRRYTGTIVGVSDSDPMRWPNSKWRNLQIEWDEHGYGERPERVSIWDIETPENTIVFPSASLNSKRQCLPGYGVPGLDIASVNMSPFQRAPGNPYGNLQHMPAVGSELAMMMFLNQSGQNIGTPLSCHQSSYSSIIQNVKQNYMPPSTFGHPIGSIKPESMPSNEAQQQQLHAPKMQRGNSESCEVQPATDSVSASELHVAGREPRNTDKSPSQSISEQNGKGEPRVKPRRSKKGSSHKTISENSELSSAPSRFCDDQQHVSEAELVSCDTKHVNCGNNEGSSGALTHGDFAGQLQCQQVEQNELVSPPKLESSISPDGGKSVNSFPNQASFSQFFDGLDWMVQPPYYQDSNGIQSVSASENIFSPSANIGSTINTDTLETFQNSCLSDCFPNSIQDFIGSPDLHSLTFLSPEMQNLDVHHDGSNVPSTSNSYVQMSFSEDDSGSHMESIQRGMNNISSCSQPQTTEGFNLGMYSKLPSLKESQVLSLPEIHNSSRGTSSCSMDAAEYSIDRSAKPLKPPVRTYTKVQKLGSVGRSIDVTRYRDYRELRSAIASMFGLQGKLEHPASSDWKLVYVDYENDVLLVGDDPWEEFINCVRCIRILSPSEVQQMSENGMQVLNDCIQADQ, from the exons ATGGCGGCGGCCTCGCaggagaagcagcagcagcagctgccggCGTTCGGCGTGCTGAGGAACGCGGCGGCGCTGCTCGACGAAATGCAGCTCATGGGGGAGGCGCAGGGCGCCAAGAAGGTGATCAACTCGGAGCTCTGGCACGCCTGCGCCGGCCCGCTCGTCTGCCTGCCGCAGCGCGGGAGCCTCGTCTACTACTTCCCCCAGGGCCACAGCGAGCAG GTCGCGGCCACCACCAAGAAGACACCCAACTCTCGGATCCCGAACTACCCGAGCCTGCCGTCGCAGCTGCTGTGCCAAGTCCACAACATCACCATGCAT GCCGACAAGGACACTGACGAGGTCTACGCGCAGATGACTCTTCAACCAGTGAACTCT GAAACCGACGTGTTCCCGATCCCGTCTCTCGGAAGCTATGCCAAGAGCAAGCATCCAGCCGAGTATTTCTGCAAGAATTTGACCGCGAGCGATACGAGCACGCACGGCGGTTTCTCGGTGCCGCGAAGAGCCGCCGAGAAGCTGTTCCCACAGCTG GATTACTCGATGCAACCTCCGAACCAGGAGCTTATCGTGCGAGATTTGCATGATAACATGTGGACGTTTCGTCACATTTATC GGCAGCCGAAGCGACATCTTCTAACGACTGGATGGAGCCTCTTTGTCGGCGCAAAACGGCTTAAAGCAGGGGATTCTGTCTTATTTATCAG GGATGAGAAGTCACAACTACTTGTCGGTGTTAGGCGTGCCACCAATCAGCAAACAGCATTGTCATCTTCGGTTCTGTCCACTGATAGCATGCACATCGGTGTTCTGGCTGCTGCAGCTCATGCTGCATCAAGTGGTAGTTCATTTACCATTTACTACAATCCTAG AACGAGCCCATCGCCGTTTGTAGTTCCTGTTGCGAGGTATAATAAGGCCAACTATATCCAGCAATCAGTTGGCATGAGAATGGCTATGATGTTTGAGACAGAGGAGTCAAGCAAGCGCAG ATACACTGGTACAATTGTGGGAGTTAGCGACTCTGATCCGATGAGATGGCCCAACTCCAAATGGCGCAACTTGCAG ATTGAATGGGATGAACATGGATACGGAGAAAGACCCGAGCGTGTGAGCATATGGGACATTGAAACTCCGGAGAACACTATAGTGTTCCCTTCCGCATCATTGAATTCGAAGCGACAATGCCTGCCTGGTTATGGAG TGCCTGGGCTAGATATTGCATCTGTAAATATGTCACCATTTCAAAGGGCACCTGGAAATCCATATGGTAACTTGCAGCATATGCCCGCCGTTGGATCAGAATTGGCTATGATGATGTTTCTGAATCAATCTGGCCAAAACATAGGGACTCCACTCAGTTGTCACCAGTCCTCTTATTCTAGTATTATTCAAAATGTCAAGCAAAACTACATGCCTCCTTCAACATTTGGTCATCCCATTGGTTCAATAAAGCCAGAAAGCATGCCTTCCAATGAagcccagcagcagcagctgcATGCTCCTAAGATGCAGAGAGGCAATTCAGAAAGCTGTGAAGTTCAGCCTGCCACTGATTCAGTTTCTGCGTCGGAGCTACATGTTGCAGGAAGAGAGCCAAGAAACACAGATAAATCTCCAAGTCAAAGCATTTCAGAGCAAAATGGCAAGGGTGAGCCTAGAGTCAAGCCTCGGAGGAGCAAGAAAGGCTCATCTCACAAAACCATTTCAGAGAATTCTGAACTTTCTTCGGCACCTTCACGGTTTTGCGATGACCAACAACATGTTTCAGAAGCAGAACTAGTCAGTTGTGACACCAAACATGTTAACTGTGGTAACAATGAAGGTTCATCTGGTGCACTTACTCATGGTGATTTTGCTGGACAGCTGCAGTGTCAGcaggtcgaacaaaatgaactagtGTCACCACCAAAGTTGGAATCATCAATATCACCTGATGGAGGGAAGTCAGTTAACTCATTTCCCAACCAGGCGTCTTTTTCGCAGTTCTTCGATGGTCTGGATTGGATGGTTCAGCCTCCCTATTACCAAGACTCCAATGGGATTCAGTCAGTTAGTGCATCAGAGAACATCTTCAGTCCATCTGCTAATATAGGTTCCACAATAAATACTGATACTCTGGAGACTTTTCAGAATTCTTGCCTCTCAGACTGCTTCCCCAATTCCATACAAGACTTCATCGGCAGCCCGGATCTGCATTCACTAACATTTCTGTCACCTGAGATGCAAAATCTGGATGTCCACCACGACGGAAGCAACGTACCGAGCACATCCAACTCATATGTACAAATGAGCTTCTCTGAAGATGATAGTGGAAGTCACATGGAATCCATTCAAAGAGGAATGAATAACATCTCTTCTTGCTCTCAACCACAGACTACCGAGGGCTTTAATCTGGGAATGTACTCGAAGTTGCCAAGTTTGAAGGAGTCTCAGGTTTTGTCTCTGCCAGAGATCCATAACAGTTCCAGGGGCACATCATCATGCAGCATGGATGCAGCAGAGTACAGCATTGACCGAAGCGCAAAGCCGTTGAAACCACCGGTGCGGACATACACAAAG GTTCAAAAGCTAGGATCTGTTGGAAGATCTATCGATGTCACGCGGTATAGAGATTACCGTGAGCTGAGATCAGCCATCGCATCCATGTTTGGGCTCCAGGGGAAGCTCGAGCACCCTGCAAGTTCAGACTGGAAGCTAGTGTACGTCGACTACGAAAACGATGTGCTTCTTGTTGGCGACGATCCATGGGA GGAATTCATCAACTGCGTGCGATGCATCCGGATCCTATCGCCTTCAGAAGTACAGCAGATGAGCGAGAACGGCATGCAAGTCTTGAACGACTGCATCCAAGCAGACCAGTAG
- the LOC119365912 gene encoding auxin response factor 11-like isoform X1, whose product MAAASQEKQQQQLPAFGVLRNAAALLDEMQLMGEAQGAKKVINSELWHACAGPLVCLPQRGSLVYYFPQGHSEQVAATTKKTPNSRIPNYPSLPSQLLCQVHNITMHADKDTDEVYAQMTLQPVNSETDVFPIPSLGSYAKSKHPAEYFCKNLTASDTSTHGGFSVPRRAAEKLFPQLDYSMQPPNQELIVRDLHDNMWTFRHIYRGQPKRHLLTTGWSLFVGAKRLKAGDSVLFIRDEKSQLLVGVRRATNQQTALSSSVLSTDSMHIGVLAAAAHAASSGSSFTIYYNPRTSPSPFVVPVARYNKANYIQQSVGMRMAMMFETEESSKRRYTGTIVGVSDSDPMRWPNSKWRNLQIEWDEHGYGERPERVSIWDIETPENTIVFPSASLNSKRQCLPGYGVPGLDIASVNMSPFQRAPGNPYGNLQHMPAVGSELAMMMFLNQSGQNIGTPLSCHQSSYSSIIQNVKQNYMPPSTFGHPIGSIKPESMPSNEAQQQQLHAPKMQRGNSESCEVQPATDSVSASELHVAGREPRNTDKSPSQSISEQNGKGEPRVKPRRSKKGSSHKTISENSELSSAPSRFCDDQQHVSEAELVSCDTKHVNCGNNEGSSGALTHGDFAGQLQCQQVEQNELVSPPKLESSISPDGGKSVNSFPNQASFSQFFDGLDWMVQPPYYQDSNGIQSVSASENIFSPSANIGSTINTDTLETFQNSCLSDCFPNSIQDFIGSPDLHSLTFLSPEMQNLDVHHDGSNVPSTSNSYVQMSFSEDDSGSHMESIQRGMNNISSCSQPQTTEGFNLGMYSKLPSLKESQVLSLPEIHNSSRGTSSCSMDAAEYSIDRSAKPLKPPVRTYTKVQKLGSVGRSIDVTRYRDYRELRSAIASMFGLQGKLEHPASSDWKLVYVDYENDVLLVGDDPWEEFINCVRCIRILSPSEVQQMSENGMQVLNDCIQADQ is encoded by the exons ATGGCGGCGGCCTCGCaggagaagcagcagcagcagctgccggCGTTCGGCGTGCTGAGGAACGCGGCGGCGCTGCTCGACGAAATGCAGCTCATGGGGGAGGCGCAGGGCGCCAAGAAGGTGATCAACTCGGAGCTCTGGCACGCCTGCGCCGGCCCGCTCGTCTGCCTGCCGCAGCGCGGGAGCCTCGTCTACTACTTCCCCCAGGGCCACAGCGAGCAG GTCGCGGCCACCACCAAGAAGACACCCAACTCTCGGATCCCGAACTACCCGAGCCTGCCGTCGCAGCTGCTGTGCCAAGTCCACAACATCACCATGCAT GCCGACAAGGACACTGACGAGGTCTACGCGCAGATGACTCTTCAACCAGTGAACTCT GAAACCGACGTGTTCCCGATCCCGTCTCTCGGAAGCTATGCCAAGAGCAAGCATCCAGCCGAGTATTTCTGCAAGAATTTGACCGCGAGCGATACGAGCACGCACGGCGGTTTCTCGGTGCCGCGAAGAGCCGCCGAGAAGCTGTTCCCACAGCTG GATTACTCGATGCAACCTCCGAACCAGGAGCTTATCGTGCGAGATTTGCATGATAACATGTGGACGTTTCGTCACATTTATCGTG GGCAGCCGAAGCGACATCTTCTAACGACTGGATGGAGCCTCTTTGTCGGCGCAAAACGGCTTAAAGCAGGGGATTCTGTCTTATTTATCAG GGATGAGAAGTCACAACTACTTGTCGGTGTTAGGCGTGCCACCAATCAGCAAACAGCATTGTCATCTTCGGTTCTGTCCACTGATAGCATGCACATCGGTGTTCTGGCTGCTGCAGCTCATGCTGCATCAAGTGGTAGTTCATTTACCATTTACTACAATCCTAG AACGAGCCCATCGCCGTTTGTAGTTCCTGTTGCGAGGTATAATAAGGCCAACTATATCCAGCAATCAGTTGGCATGAGAATGGCTATGATGTTTGAGACAGAGGAGTCAAGCAAGCGCAG ATACACTGGTACAATTGTGGGAGTTAGCGACTCTGATCCGATGAGATGGCCCAACTCCAAATGGCGCAACTTGCAG ATTGAATGGGATGAACATGGATACGGAGAAAGACCCGAGCGTGTGAGCATATGGGACATTGAAACTCCGGAGAACACTATAGTGTTCCCTTCCGCATCATTGAATTCGAAGCGACAATGCCTGCCTGGTTATGGAG TGCCTGGGCTAGATATTGCATCTGTAAATATGTCACCATTTCAAAGGGCACCTGGAAATCCATATGGTAACTTGCAGCATATGCCCGCCGTTGGATCAGAATTGGCTATGATGATGTTTCTGAATCAATCTGGCCAAAACATAGGGACTCCACTCAGTTGTCACCAGTCCTCTTATTCTAGTATTATTCAAAATGTCAAGCAAAACTACATGCCTCCTTCAACATTTGGTCATCCCATTGGTTCAATAAAGCCAGAAAGCATGCCTTCCAATGAagcccagcagcagcagctgcATGCTCCTAAGATGCAGAGAGGCAATTCAGAAAGCTGTGAAGTTCAGCCTGCCACTGATTCAGTTTCTGCGTCGGAGCTACATGTTGCAGGAAGAGAGCCAAGAAACACAGATAAATCTCCAAGTCAAAGCATTTCAGAGCAAAATGGCAAGGGTGAGCCTAGAGTCAAGCCTCGGAGGAGCAAGAAAGGCTCATCTCACAAAACCATTTCAGAGAATTCTGAACTTTCTTCGGCACCTTCACGGTTTTGCGATGACCAACAACATGTTTCAGAAGCAGAACTAGTCAGTTGTGACACCAAACATGTTAACTGTGGTAACAATGAAGGTTCATCTGGTGCACTTACTCATGGTGATTTTGCTGGACAGCTGCAGTGTCAGcaggtcgaacaaaatgaactagtGTCACCACCAAAGTTGGAATCATCAATATCACCTGATGGAGGGAAGTCAGTTAACTCATTTCCCAACCAGGCGTCTTTTTCGCAGTTCTTCGATGGTCTGGATTGGATGGTTCAGCCTCCCTATTACCAAGACTCCAATGGGATTCAGTCAGTTAGTGCATCAGAGAACATCTTCAGTCCATCTGCTAATATAGGTTCCACAATAAATACTGATACTCTGGAGACTTTTCAGAATTCTTGCCTCTCAGACTGCTTCCCCAATTCCATACAAGACTTCATCGGCAGCCCGGATCTGCATTCACTAACATTTCTGTCACCTGAGATGCAAAATCTGGATGTCCACCACGACGGAAGCAACGTACCGAGCACATCCAACTCATATGTACAAATGAGCTTCTCTGAAGATGATAGTGGAAGTCACATGGAATCCATTCAAAGAGGAATGAATAACATCTCTTCTTGCTCTCAACCACAGACTACCGAGGGCTTTAATCTGGGAATGTACTCGAAGTTGCCAAGTTTGAAGGAGTCTCAGGTTTTGTCTCTGCCAGAGATCCATAACAGTTCCAGGGGCACATCATCATGCAGCATGGATGCAGCAGAGTACAGCATTGACCGAAGCGCAAAGCCGTTGAAACCACCGGTGCGGACATACACAAAG GTTCAAAAGCTAGGATCTGTTGGAAGATCTATCGATGTCACGCGGTATAGAGATTACCGTGAGCTGAGATCAGCCATCGCATCCATGTTTGGGCTCCAGGGGAAGCTCGAGCACCCTGCAAGTTCAGACTGGAAGCTAGTGTACGTCGACTACGAAAACGATGTGCTTCTTGTTGGCGACGATCCATGGGA GGAATTCATCAACTGCGTGCGATGCATCCGGATCCTATCGCCTTCAGAAGTACAGCAGATGAGCGAGAACGGCATGCAAGTCTTGAACGACTGCATCCAAGCAGACCAGTAG